In one window of Aphidius gifuensis isolate YNYX2018 linkage group LG4, ASM1490517v1, whole genome shotgun sequence DNA:
- the LOC122854925 gene encoding acyl-CoA Delta-9 desaturase-like gives MYSSTITQFEEPVRKIPLDEIASEPIPLPKETSENQPLIWRNVIGIAVLHLIAINGFINGYRDAKLWTWIFSPLYGIVAGIGITAGAHRLWAHRSYSAKLPLRILLAYLYCMAGQTCPSKWIRDHRTHHRFTETAADPHDANRGFFFSHVGWLMMKRHPAVKKHGSKVDMSDVYGDPVIQFFDKYFTPIMLFLCFILPTLIPVYCWNETWYISIHAVFIRYTWLLNATFLVNSFAHMWGNRPYNRKVKPTENPTVAFFTLGEGWHNYHHSFPWDYKAAELGAYGLNPTTAFIEFMAIFGLAYNLKTPKKDLIEKMSLNRGDGTNSLWGNQYHS, from the exons atgTATTCATCGACAATAACACAATTTGAAGAACCAGTTCGTAAAATTCCACTAGATGAAATTGCTTCTGAACCAATACCATTACCAAAAGAAACAAGTGAAAATCAACCATTAATTTGGCGTAACGTTATTGGAATTGCTGTACTTCatttaatagcaataaatgGATTTATAAATGGTTATCGGGATGCTAAATTATGGACATGGATATTTa gtccACTTTATGGAATTGTTGCTGGAATAGGTATAACGGCTGGAGCACACAGACTTTGGGCACATAGAAGCTATTCGGCAAAATTGCCATTGAGAATATTGCTCGCTTATCTCTATTGTATGGCAGGACAG acttGCCCTTCAAAGTGGATACGGGATCATAGAACTCACCACAGATTCACGGAGACAGCCGCTGATCCTCATGATGCAAAtcgtggattttttttttctcatgttGGATGGCTTATGATGAAAAGACATCCAGCAGTTAAAAAACATGGTAGTAAAGTCGACATGAGTGATGTTTATGGTGATCCAGTTATCCAGTTTTTTGACAA ATACTTCACACCAATAATGCTCTTTTTGTGCTTCATATTACCAACATTAATACCAGTTTATTGCTGGAATGAAACATGGTATATAAGTATTCATGCTGTATTTATACGTTACACGTGGCTTCTCAATGCAACATTTCTCGTAAACAGTTTTGCTCATATGTGGGGTAATCGTCCATACAACAG aAAAGTTAAGCCAACTGAAAATCCAACAGTTGCATTTTTTACACTTGGTGAAGGATGGcacaattatcatcattcaTTTCCATGGGATTATAAAGCAGCTGAACTTGGTGCATATGGATTAAATCCAACAACagcatttattgaatttatggCCATATTTGGACTTGCATATAATCTTAAAACACCAAAAAAAGATCTCATCGAGAAAATGAGTTTGAATAGAGGTGATGGTACAAATAGTCTCTGGGGCAATCAATAccattcttga